A region of Culicoides brevitarsis isolate CSIRO-B50_1 chromosome 1, AGI_CSIRO_Cbre_v1, whole genome shotgun sequence DNA encodes the following proteins:
- the LOC134827654 gene encoding vang-like protein 2-B, whose protein sequence is MEEDSVMSEISIRSITTQNRRNKKESSSERIGSHRDRSTRHSHRSSRRNHMKNPDMAPFQTSVNIGEDGAQELIEVQILPQDQTWGENTTVVTGNTSDQSISMEDISTWPIGGEQKMGFTCSRYMERIFSLLLCLVAFVSPLTMVILPKLGFFSSTFDNQDLTPLVRIQLLACNAECKGLLVSLAARMLLLALGLWALYFRAPVATMPRIFLFRSIVILLVLISTFAYWLFYIVQITEGTKAIVEGSEIVNYKTVVSYAISFADTLLFIHYIGVVLLEIKHLQPTFYIKVIRSPDGESRSFSIGQLSIQRAAVYVLQKYYAEFPIFNPYLERLPVSKSQRKAAMSSFKYYEVDGINNSQQQSQSRAVLAAHARRRDSSHNERFYDEHEYERRVKKRRARLVTAAEEAFTHIKRVQNEPTNNILDPHEAAQAVFPSMARALQKYLRVTRQQPRHTVESILKHLAYCLKNDLSPKAFLEPYTCETPVLQSEKERDRSIQSWSLICEELLSRPISTGCSFQLIQNDVSLTVFVHRLPHFNIAEEVVDPKCNKFMLKLNSETSNSCHH, encoded by the exons ATGGAAGAAGATTCAGTAATGTCCGAGATTTCAATACGATCCATAACTACACAAAATAGaaggaacaaaaaagaaaG CAGCAGCGAACGAATAGGATCGCATCGAGATCGCAGTACGAGACACTCGCATCGCAGCAGTCGCCGAAATCACATGAAAAATCCGGATATGGCGCCGTTTCAGACTTCGGTGAACATCGGGGAAGATGGCGCACAGGAGTTAATTGAAGTACAAATCCTTCCGCAGGACCAAACATGGGGCGAGAACACGACAGTTGTCACGGGAAACACTTCCGATCAAAGTATTTCGATGGAAGACATCAGTACGTGGCCCATTGGAGGCGAACAAAAGATGGGATTTACATGTTCGCGATATATGGAACGAATTTTCTCCCTACTTTTGTGTCTCGTCGCATTTGTAAGTCCCTTGACGATGGTAATTTTACCGAAATTGGGCTTTTTTTCATCGACTTTTGACAATCAAGACCTTACGCCGCTCGTTCGGATACAACTTCTTGCTTGCAATGCCGAATGCAAAGGACTTTTAGTGTCACTCGCGGCGAGAATGTTACTTTTAGCCCTTGGATTGTGGGCTTTGTACTTCAGAGCGCCTGTCGCAACGATGCCAAGGATATTTTTATTCCGTTCCATCGTCATTTTGCTCGTGCTGATATCGACTTTCGCCTATTGGCTCTTCTATATAGTTCAAATTACGGAAGGAACCAAAGCTATTGTCGAAGGAAGTGAAATTGTGAATTACAAAACGGTCGTTTCTTATGCAATTTCCTTCGCGGATACACTTTTGTTCATCCATTACATCGGAGTTGTGTTGCTGGAGATTAAACATTTGCAGCCAACGTTTTATATCAAAGTTATTCGAAGTCCCGATGGCGAATCCAGAAGTTTTAGTATTGGTCAGTTGTCGATTCAACGAGCTGCGGTTTATGTTTTGCAGAAATATTACGCGGAATTTCCCATTTTTAACCCTTATTTGGAGCGTTTGCCTGTTTCAAAGTCCCAACGGAAGGCGGCGATGTCGAGTTTCAAGTATTACGAAGTTGATGGCATCAATAATTCGCAGCAGCAGAGTCAAAGTAGGGCAGTTTTGGCGGCCCATGCGCGGCGTAGAGACTCTTCGCATAACGAACGCTTCTACGATGAGCATGAATACGAAAGGAGAGTGAAAAAACGTCGTGCTCGCTTGGTAACTGCTGCGGAAGAGGCCTTTACGCACATTAAACGCGTTCAAAACGAACccacaaataatattttggacCCGCATGAAGCTGCGCAAGCTGTTTTCCCATCAATGGCACGCGCTTTACAGAAATATCTGAGAGTTACGCGACAACAACCCCGTCACACCGTCGAATCCATCTTAAAACATCTCGCGTACTGCCTTAAAAACGATTTGTCGCCAAAAGCATTCCTCGAGCCGTACACTTGTGAGACGCCCGTGTTGCAAAGCGAGAAAGAACGCGATCGTTCGATCCAATCTTGGTCCCTGATTTGCGAAGAACTGCTTTCGAGACCCATTTCGACGGGATGCAGCTTCCAATTGATACAAAATGACGTCTCGTTGACGGTTTTCGTGCATCGTCTTCCGCATTTTAACATCGCAGAGGAAGTTGTTGAtccaaaatgcaataaattcaTGCTGAAGCTGAACTCGGAGACGA GTAATTCGTGTCAtcattaa